From the Parus major isolate Abel chromosome 1A, Parus_major1.1, whole genome shotgun sequence genome, the window GGTCTACTTCTTATAACACCTTTATTTTAACGCGTTCAGTATAAACTTAATCTACATTGTTTCCACTCACTTGCCCATCCCAGTGGTCACTCTCATTTCCAACCTGGAGTTGCTGGTGGCTGGTtgatttctgttctgttacATTAAATGTCTTTTGGTTTTAGTAACTTTTGTATCTcataatagatttttttgtaGATAGCATAAATATCGCTTCTTGCTCTTTGTCTTACTGGATGGAATAACCCAACCTCTCTTTTATATTCACTTACACAATTTGGCTTTTCACCCAAGTCaccttttctgattttgttcctggttttccttattttttgcTAGAAATTAGTGGGACAAAATTGAGTCTTATTTCCACAGCCATAACTCACTGTAATACATCTACACTGCTCTGCTGGTCAGCCAGAGGCTCTACTCCTGGAGACCAGGGCCAAGAGCTGTGGGACCACAGCCAGGAGAAGTAGGGCAGGACAGGAAAGGCCTGGGAACATTTTGGTAATTGTTAGAGTTTGTGAGAGGGGAACTGGTATGTTGGAAGGATGGACAAGAGAACAGCAATTATGCTGAGCATTTCATGAGTTTGCTATTGTCCTCTGTGGCCTCAGTTCCCCAAATCAGTTTTGACATAGCTGACTAACAGCTGGTGAGTGAATGACCAAAGGTTTATGCAGTGTCTTGAAGGGGCATCACGGTGCCCACTAACCTTGTCAAGGCATTTAAAGAGCAACAGTATTTAAAGAGACTCTTATAGCAATAATGtccttctctgtgtgtgtattcTGCAGCTGGTAATCCCTTTAACAGCAGTTCTCTGCCCAAATGGTGTAGGTGTCTCCTCAAAGCAGGGGCTCCTTCACCACTTCCTCAAAGCAGACTGATGGTGGTTCAGTTGAAAATCTGGGGACTTTTCTGATTTCGTGTAGTAAGAGAAGGTTGTAAAATGATGTCATCCTGAATGTCTAGAGACTGCAGGAGAGTCTTTGGTGGACAATATGGAAATAAACCAGATATCTAAGTGATAATCAAAAACTACTGAGCCTGAGTTGCCCTTACCTTGCCTCATTTCCCACAGATTCCCTGGAATTAAGCTTGCAACAGCGTATCAGACACTCAGCTGTTACAACAAGAGCACCATTAAACTCCATGCGGCCTTGTGCCACTTTACAATTTGTTAATTTGTGCTTTACCTTCTCCTTGTCAAATTAATGATCTTAATTCTGTAGTTATTTTAAGGCAATATAACACTAGAAAAGGAAACTTGTCTGAATTTTTTAGCACATTCATCTTAATTCTAATTATTGGTATGAACACACCTAAACTGAAATTGTGTGAACATGCAGAATGCATGTCCCAGTTCTCACCCATAGGTTTTGAGCAGCACCCGTTGATTTTGCTGGCTATTACTCATAGTCTGCTGTGTGGAGTAAGTAATCCAGCCCTTGAATTGCTCTTCTGCTTTCAAGCAAGTCAGCTGGAGTGAATCTGTGATCATCTGCCtgagtatttttgtttggtttttgcaAGCTCTTCTGTGGCATCGCTAACTCCGCTGAACTAGAGAAAATAGGAAACTGTTGCTTGTTTCAGGGAAACACCGGCTTTGTTTAGCTCGTTTCATCAGTAAATCCACAGGAGGGCTTTCCAAGCCACCTTCCAGTATTCTTAGTTGTTTCCTCTTGCTCTATTTCCCTGTTTTAAGCCTTCAAGTTGTTGGTCAATTAATGTGACAGGAACCCCGTAGGTTATGTTTGTTCATGGCAGACATGTCTTCTTTCATTAGTCCAGCCCTAACAGCTGCAGAGTTTTAATGTCTCGAGTGCTGTGTAACAGTCTGTTTGCAATGAAATGCTGAAGCAATACAAGTGTCTGTGTTGGGGTGAGGGGGGAGGCTCATGCCAGAGCTGAAAGGGAACATCTTAATGTACAGAGACGcaggttttcttctgttttgctgaCTTTTATTTCAATCCCTATTCATTTCCAGATCTCAgttattttcctgtctcttaTAATTATAGCAAGCTGAGTCCTGACCCTTTTGTTATTCATGTTGCATGCTAAGGCTAAAGGTTTTGCTGTCACTAAGATCTTTGAAGaccacacacacatttaaatgttttggaCACAAAGTTGCTAATCTTGAATTGAAAAATATGACTCTCAGCTGTGATACTagaaaatcatatttcattATCGAAGTTTATCACTGTTCATCAAGATTTCcctgtaactttttttctttaaatgtttttattttttttgctatatttaCCAAGCTTTCTTTGAATCTTGTCAGACAATTTAACTTCCAGACCAATGGTTgtctattaaaaatgtttacagaaGTGCATTGCCATTAGTAAATGTTTCTGCAAGTTAATTAGTAAGAGACTTCATCTTACTTATTCCATCTTTAGGAAGCTGCTTCAAAAAATTCTCCAACCAAGCCAACATCTTACAGTTCTAATCCCAAGTGcctaatatttttcagtgataGTCAATTTTAGCAATCTGATACGGCCATTAAATATTGAAGGCCAAAATTAATGATACGTTTATATAATTGTGCATAATTGTGCTATCTGTCTTTGCAGAACTTTTTTCAGAGCTGCATAAACAGTATTATTTCAATATTATGGTGGAAATCAGAAAGTGTTTCTTAAAGTCTGCCCATATGAAATTTCAATATAGCATTGCACATCAAATTTTGATAAGCAAAATTATAGTGAACTGCCTAATACTACTTTAGATTTCCCAGTTAATTGCACAGATATGGTTCATTCATTATAAAAGTAAGCATTCTTTACATTTCTtagcaatattattttttccttcagcatcaACACCTTTTCAGCATAACTCATGTATGCAAACCCAAGAAAATAAGTGAATTAAAATTCAGCAGGGCACTTAGTCTTTTTCCAATTGAAGTTAATAGGCGTTCTGCTTTAAATTTGAACTGAAGTTGAATTTATTGTAAATAGAATTAGGCCAAAATGTATTTAGTCTTCTTGCAAATTTCTTGTAGGAAATTGAATTATAAACAGGATGCAATGATAGGAAATGATGTTTCATGACAGCGCAAGATTTCTTTTCATGCATAAAATAATGATTATTAAAGCTAGAGAACATAAGCATTACTCTGTACTTATTCCTCATGGTATATAATTGACAGCTGTCTCCAATACATCTTTAAATCATTTAAAGAATTaaacttctttcatttttcctggcCTATAGTGCACCCTCCCACAGAATGTTTCCCATGAAATGAAGCCTggattttcctcattttttttctaaattaaatattgaCTATTGGATATATAGTCTAACTACTATAGTGAAGATTAGTTTTTCACAGGCTCTGGAAGTCTGCGAATTTCAAATGCAGTTTATTTGAACTCATGGTGGGGATGACTTTGTGTGCCTACATCCCATCAAAATTTCACTTAAAATCCTAAGTCCACCAAAATAGTTGTTTTATCCCACTCAATTCAGTAGATGCCTCATCCCCAGGGTTTCTACATATTTGTAGATATGGAAGGTTTAATGTTTTGATCCCCCGCATGCATGATGAACTTGTTATGTGGTCATAActtctgctgaaggaaaactCTGCTATCTCTCCCATTTTGACTTAAAATTTCAACCCCCATGGTGGACCCACTCTGTCTGAAAAACAcgccttaaaaaaaaagtgggggaggaagcagtttaattttaaattttagtcaattcctctatattttttttccacttagtGTTGCACAGATGCTTGCTTGGATCTCCAGGAGAGGTTGACACCAAGCTGGAATAAGAATTTTTAGGCGAAAAAATAGAAGCATGTACCCTTTTTGGAATGCATGCTGTGTGGTAGCTCAGCAAACACTGGAGGCTAAGTGCCGTCTGTGATGCTTCTTTTGATGGTGTTCAGCACCACGGTGCTCAactgcttctcttcctcccccttccccaccttttcttttctcattttcttttccttttttttccctccactttCTTATTTCCCCCCCCTTGGACAGCGCCTGTCTTGACCCGTGTtgcctttcctccttcccaggtGGCCTCTCTCGGAGTCACCACGTTCACTCTGTGCGCTCTGTGCATCGACCGCTTCCGTGCCGCCACCAACGTGCAGATGTACTACGAGATGATCGAGAACTGCACCTCGACCACGGCCAAGCTGGCGGTCATCTGGGTGGGCgcgctgctgctggccctgccgGAGGTGGTGCTGCGCCAGCTGGCCAGGGAGGACCCCGAGTACGGCGGCAGCGCCCCAGGCGAGCGCTGCGTGGTGAAGATCTCCACCGCGCTGCCCGACACCATCTACGTGCTGGCTCTCACCTACGACGGCGCACGCCTCTGGTGGTACTTTGGCTGCTATTTTTGTTTGCCAACCCTGTTCACTATTACCTGCTCCCTGGTGACAGCCAGGAAAATCAGGAGGGCAGAAAAAGCCTGCACAAGGGGGAACAAGAGACAAATTCAGCTGGAAAGTCAGATGAACTGCACAGTGGTGGCTTTGACCATTTTGTATGGATTTTGCATCATTCCTGAAAACATTTGCAACATTGTGACTGCCTACATGTCCACAGGGGTCTCTCGACAGACTATGGACCTCCTCCATCTCATTAGTCAGTTCCTTTTGTTCTTTAAGTCCTGTGTTACCCCAGTTCTCCTGTTCTGTCTCTGTAAACCTTTCAGCCGGGCCTTTATGGAgtgttgctgttgctgctgtgaTGAATGCATCCAGAAGTCTTCCACAGTGACGAGTGATGACAATGACAATGAGTACACCACAGAACTGGAGCTCTCCCCGTTCAGTACCATCCGTCGTGAAATGTCGACTTTTGCTTCCGTGGGGACTCACTGTTAATTGACCTTAGGACTTTATTTCCTgtatctttctcctttttctttttttttgcttcatatttttctttttgaagcaaaatgcaagaaaaaaaaaaaatcactgttaaaAACTACTCTTGAAACCAATCTGTATTAACAGTCatgctttggaaaataatttgtttggttattaaaaggaaagagagagagagagaaggagagccAGCACTCAGTTTTAAATCATGAGATTTTGTATGGTGCTAGGATTTCATTGGTTGAGGAGGAGGATCCATATcaatccactttttttttttaattctgtagtattttttttGATGATCACTGTAAAATGATTATATAGACATTGTGGGCTTTGCAAGGTGTTTTCATGTAAAAGACGTGGTGGAAAGTATTTGAAGGTAGTTTTAATCCAATTACTGTACACTATTTTTAGAGGACTTGGGCTTCAGAAAATTTATAAAgtagcataaaaataaatgaggtttTATTCTTTAACTTGATTGTCAATCTGCATTTAACAAAGAGACCTATTAAATTCCTTtaataagtaaaaaaagaaacctttgcATATCATGATTTAGGTGGCCatatttaattaacatttgGGTACTTACACTTGGAAGATATAATTGCAGTGTTTAAGGAAGATGGTTATAATGGTATTAGATTTATACATGTGGgcttttttaatattctgttaTGAAGGTTCAATGTGCCTcattgaaaattttcttcttaaccTGCAGGTGTACAAAATCTTGAGTTATTTTATACTTCTTACAGAGAAACACTCACTTTATCACTGAATTTTGTCTTGTGTGGTTTCAAAATCCAGATTCTTTCCAGCACGCTATTGGTTTTACATTGAGTTTGTCCTCCATCTCTGTATATATAGCTCCTACTGGCTTCAGTGAGAGTCTCTTTGCagagaaaggcattttttttttgccagaggTTTGCTGACAATAAATGTGAGGGACTGAAACATGTGGAGAGTGAATTCCTTCTTTAAAAGGTATAAACACACTTGGACACCTGGGGCTTGACCCAGAGCCATGGCAGTCAATGGAGAGGTTTCCATCAATTTCAGAGAGCTTTGAATCAGACTGGCATCTCCTATTTGTTCTGGGATATGTAGCATGAATATTAATCACAGGGGCTCTGAATGCTAGTTCAGAATGATGCTGCTCTCACAGAGCCCTCTATTCACTAGCAGctcacagctctggagctggttTTGAGAGCCACTGTGTGTTTTGCTGATGGCTTCttgctgtctgcagagctgttaaAATGAGGGTATGTCAACACTGCCAGCAACAGTGTGATATAGTAAAATCCAAAGTTGTTAGAAGCAAGCCAGGTTGGAGACTGGAAAGTGCCTATCCTTACCAGCAGAGCTTATTTCCCCACTCTTGGCTGAAGCAGACGTTCTGTTCTTGGCAGGCAAGCCAGCTCATATTTACACTGGGCAGCAAGCTGAAGTGTAGACACATGCTGAGGAGCTGAATTTTTTATAGATAGCTTGTATTTTAAtactaattaaataaataatgcagcTTTAttgagcagaaggaaaatctcATGCATTCATGCTTTGAAATTAACAGTGAATGTAGCTGATGTAGTCTTACCTTCCTCATGATGTCTGCCTCTGTATCTTAAAGAGATTGTTGTAACTTCTGGAAAGGACTCTACTTTTTGTTTGTAGATTGAAGACTTAATGTATCTAATCTTGGTATCTGCTTGGGAAAGCAGTacttattctttttctttactatttTAACCTATAATAATCTCAACTGAAAAAACCAGTTGATATTAATTGATATGAGTATGAATCCAAACATATATGCACATGAGTTCTTTTCTGACTTTTGAATCAGATACTGAGCCCTAGCAAGGCAGTCTGCTTTAACCACAGACATTTGTTTCTGCTTAGAACTTGAGAAATTGCCcaagtttttaaaatcctgtttaaCATGCTCAATCACTTCTGAAGGTGGGAACTGTTCCTTCCTTATAAAACCTTTCATTGGCTTGGCTTTGCTCAATTACACTCAATAAAGTATGaaagggatgaaaaagaaaagatgaaaacaaaatcttcctCACTTTTGGGCCTGCGTTTCCTCAAATACATGATCCCATctctgcattttgatttttgctaTTCTTTTTTACGTGCCAATATTTATAAAGAATGGGAATAAGAGTCTCTTTTTGTTCCTTGCTGAGAGGATTGTTTCCCTTGGCtgccttttctgccttttctcttaCAATAGGGGGTCAAGGATCTTGGAAAGGAACAGCAGAATGGGAGGAAcactttaaaagaaacacatgaaaaaagaataaatagagAACTTACTTGGAAATAGTGATCACATTTTGCTACTTTAGGTGCAACATTGCACCAGGACACAAAATGTCCCCACTGCTTTGGATATAAAGTGCTTCCAGCTTTCCACTCCGCGCTGGGCATGTGTCAGCTCTGCTAAGAACTGTTGCTAGCTCACAGGTTACTCCATGTCCCAGAGAAATGTAGTTTGcttctgcatttccacagtATGTGTATGGTAATCCtggaaaaacaaccaaccaaccaaccaaccaaccaaccaaccaaccaaccaaccaaactaaacaaaaaaaccaacaaacccaaaccaaaccaacaaaaatcccaacagcaacaacaaaccCATACATAGCAAAAAATCTGCCTGCCACACAAAAAGATGTTATAAGTCATTGGAGAAGATAGGATGTGAAGATCAGTAATGCTGTGTTTGTAAATACATTCCTACTTGTGTGGCAGAACATTCTCCAGCATTGTATTCAATGGGGCTTCTTTGTACCCTGTATAACCTTgacttttctgctgctgaaagagcATTTTTCACAGCTATTTCTCTGCCTTGCCATGGATAACTGTAGCAATTTGACGTGCAAGACACCCTTTTATTCTAATTTGTTCTCTAAATTGGTTAAACTAATACCACATTAGCAATTTGTATTGTCACAGCCATTCAAGTGTCATGATAAATGATTCCTTATGTTAAATGCAGTACTGCATTGCATTTCTTCCAACATTTGGGGTTCGTGCTCTGAACTCTTGAAATTTTCTTGTGTCTgcttttcttactttctttaATCTTCAATATTAAATAATGATTCTTTATTATTCTAATAATAAGCTGCTTATGTCTGGTTTGAATCCAGTTCAGACATTTTCCTGTTAACAAGAGGGCATTTGATGACTAAAGATTTGCTTATTgcaaagatttaatttttttacctaAACTAGAGAAACTTGCAGAGCATAGTGATCAGCATAGAAGAGTGATGGAATGGAAAATCAGATTGTAAGGTAGGAAAACCTTATACCTTTCAGGTATGTTAGCCTTTAATACATTACCACTAATTGTCCCAGCCCTGGTTCCACTGAGGAATTAACACCCATGAAACTCTAGTATGTATTTCAGTACCCCCAGTGAAAACATTTCATGAATTGTATCAAAATATAATTGTGTAGGCCAAAGTAGAAATGGTAAATTATTGAGTAACATCTCTCAGAAGAGAACTCTTATTTTGCCACTTCATAAATTCCTACATTCAACCTTCTGGGTTTGAAtaaattctgaagaaataaattctggGTTTAAATGATGTCAGTGACTTGCTCAGCTCCTGTTCTGTCATTGAGACCATGATGTAAgcttccacagctgctgctccagcagctctgggaatggcTCCTAAAGACACTGCAGAGCTTTCCAAGCATGTCCTGCGTCTCGTCGTGAGAAATTGTGTGGTGTTAGGCTCCATAGTTAGACTGTTCTATTGTGCTCATGGCACTCAGAAGCAAACTAGATTATATGAAATGTGAATTGCTATTGAAATTCTGAGTAGCTTACCCAAATTCATTAAACAACAAGAGTATTCAAAAGCTCTCTAGTATCTGTGAGCCATTGTCTTAGACTCAGTGTAAATACATGCAACTTGCCCTGTGGGTGCCTAACTGCTGTTGATGTGCTCAGATACATTGCTAAGCTGCTTCTGGGCTGTTTTTGCCAGGTGGCATTAACAGAACTCCAAAACCACTTAAATCATCCCCTTGTTATTGTGCTGGAACCAAGACTGCAGGCAAAACCTGGTCAAAATTAGTCTGTCTCCTTAGCTGGGCTCTGTCTTTCCTGTGCACGGAGAGCACATCTAAAGTTACAGGCTGTCGGTGGATGCAGGCTTAGCACTGTAGCATCAGCATATATATCTTTGTGCATGTTCTGATGAATCAAAAATTTAGGCTCTATTATTTCTAGGATGGAAGAGCAAGATTCAAAACCTCACTCTGCTTAATTCATAGGTGAGTCTTAAAATTTAGTGGTTCAGCATGCCATCAGAAAGGCATAACTGCTGTAGTAGCAGACGTGCTGGTGTTATTACAGAGGGCAGAATCTATAAGAAGTAAACTGCCTGCAGAGAGCTGACTCACCTTAGTTCCTTAAGAACCTAAACCTAATGATTTGCCCAAATTGCAAGGGCAAACAGGGACCTTGAAGTGGATCTGCTATGTCATGACTTCTTGTGTCTGCCTGCAGAAAGGATCCTTCTTTCATCATATCACTGAGAAATGTGATTAGGAGTTAtaactttcttcctttttttttttttctatgaaaagcACAGCCAAAGTCAATGTGAGCAGATGATATGAATCATTAAAACTTAATGGTATCCTACATGTACTGCCTCAGTCTTCAGGAcctgtattttttcattactgttttgTATTTGATTGAGTCATTTAACACCTATCTTTGGCAGATGtcaaattttcaaaagctgtgtATGTTTTGTAATGAataagaaacaatgaaaaagacACAGACTGAAATACTCCGGGGCACCCAGGCATCTCTGCTACAGAAACACTGACTCATGTGGGGAGCTTAAGGTTCACCAGTCAGGAGATCTGTGTTTAATCATGCACTGCTTTTAACCCTTAAAATCCAGGCTACTTGCTTTCCCTGTGATATAATTTGGCTGGTTCAGTTTTTGGGTTTCAGGCAGTAAAAGCTGTGACAAAGACTCCCTGGCATTTTCAAAATGACAACACAGAAAGCCAGTGCTCTGTTTCTACTTGTGGCACATTCCCCATGTAGTGTTACCTGGCATGCCAGGATCCATGTGCCTGGATGTCCCAGCCTCTTTCAAGGAAGAGGTCCAAGATTTCTGTCCTTGTGCACATGTTGTGTGTCACAGCTTCTTAttactgaaaagcagaagatgTTATCCTGACTAACACgtttgtgggatttttcttcaAGTAGAAATCAGGACTGTCAGAGTTACAGGATTCTCAGTTTAGCATATTAAATATAAGTGGCAGCATTATCACTCAAGGTAGTAGGGAATTTTTAGCTAcagggaaagctttttttttcttttttaatatatatgtattttttcattaatattttatcctttatttttctgtgatcacaaagttttttttccttaaaaagtgCAAAAATTCCACAAGCACTCATTCTTTTTTCTAGTTAGAGAAATTCCATCATCAGCTTATGTCAGACTTACATCTTCGTTTGTACCCACAGTGAATTTAGCCCATTGTTCTTTGAGAAGGGAAACCAAAATACTCAGTTAGAAACATTGTCATGACTAACTTgattttgaagagaaaagaTTTGAATAACTTCACAGTCTGGGATggtaacataattttttaaaaaaccaattATTTTTACCAGCCTACACTTTTTAAGAGCTGGGACATACGTACAGTTCAACAATAGCTTGTGGATGAATTTCATAATTGTCACTAGGGACTCCAGAATACATACAGTCTAGAATAAAATGATCTAAGAGCACCTGGATATGCGTATGGTAGTCCATACTGAAGacaatacaaatatttaagtaaaaaaatagattttaacCTCTTAGCTATTATACCAGAGCACTAATTATTCCCTAAAATGTGCTTCTA encodes:
- the GPR37 gene encoding prosaposin receptor GPR37, with product GRRARLRNPFYPLTEESYGAYAVMCLSVVIFGIGIMGNMAVMCIVCHNYYMRSISNSLLANLAFWDFLIVFFCLPLVIFQELTKKWLLEDFSCKIVPYIEVASLGVTTFTLCALCIDRFRAATNVQMYYEMIENCTSTTAKLAVIWVGALLLALPEVVLRQLAREDPEYGGSAPGERCVVKISTALPDTIYVLALTYDGARLWWYFGCYFCLPTLFTITCSLVTARKIRRAEKACTRGNKRQIQLESQMNCTVVALTILYGFCIIPENICNIVTAYMSTGVSRQTMDLLHLISQFLLFFKSCVTPVLLFCLCKPFSRAFMECCCCCCDECIQKSSTVTSDDNDNEYTTELELSPFSTIRREMSTFASVGTHC